In the genome of Dehalococcoidia bacterium, one region contains:
- a CDS encoding lactate utilization protein: protein MTTRQSFLAHVRQALHRAQGREHQGQHAPAGEDPARIPNTLAAWQTEADQVRRRLQARREDLLLRLERMAGLMNWKVVRAGDHKGAAQAVAQIVQQVGARSVVRTAHPIFTRAPVEDALRGLGVECTLMAYDSDAPQESRRRLRQTAIQADIGITGVDYMVAETATAILLPRRGVSRLASLTPPRHIAIVEAEQVVETLADALTLHKAQFLAQGDPGGYWSLISGPSRTGDIEQTIVVGVHGPQEVYLVAVW from the coding sequence ATGACCACGCGCCAATCTTTCCTGGCCCATGTGCGCCAGGCCCTGCACCGCGCCCAGGGGCGGGAGCACCAGGGGCAGCATGCCCCCGCTGGAGAGGATCCTGCCCGTATCCCCAATACCCTCGCCGCCTGGCAGACGGAGGCCGACCAGGTGCGTCGGCGTCTACAGGCGCGGCGGGAGGACCTCCTCCTGCGTCTGGAGCGCATGGCGGGGCTGATGAACTGGAAAGTGGTGCGAGCGGGCGACCACAAGGGGGCGGCGCAGGCCGTGGCCCAGATTGTGCAACAGGTGGGTGCCCGCTCTGTGGTGCGCACTGCCCATCCCATCTTCACCCGCGCCCCTGTGGAGGACGCCCTGCGTGGCTTAGGCGTGGAATGCACCCTTATGGCCTATGATTCTGACGCCCCCCAGGAGAGCCGACGCCGCCTGCGCCAGACGGCCATCCAAGCCGACATCGGCATCACAGGGGTGGACTACATGGTGGCCGAAACGGCTACGGCCATCCTTCTGCCCCGGCGGGGGGTGAGCCGTTTGGCCAGCCTCACCCCCCCACGCCACATCGCCATCGTGGAAGCCGAGCAGGTGGTGGAGACCCTGGCGGACGCCCTGACCCTCCACAAGGCCCAGTTCTTGGCCCAGGGCGACCCGGGGGGCTATTGGTCGCTCATCAGTGGCCCCAGCCGCACGGGGGACATTGAGCAGACCATCGTCGTCGGTGTGCACGGCCCCCAGGAGGTCTACCTGGTGGCGGTGTGGTAG
- a CDS encoding (Fe-S)-binding protein codes for MTMQTPPRRVALFVTCLVDQFFPQVGESVVKVLRHLGVEVDFPPNQTCCGQPAFNSGFRREARAAARHFLDAFKDAPLIVAPSGSCASMVRVFYPSLFPDDPQRLSQARALASRTYEFSQFLVRVLGVTDIGARYANGLTVTYHDSCHSLRELGIRDEPRALLQAVKGVRFVEFAHHEVCCGFGGTFSVKYAPISSAILQDKLENIAHSGAQVLVATDSSCLMHMGGAMRRRGMQVRPMHIAQFLAEGLP; via the coding sequence ATGACGATGCAGACCCCGCCCCGCCGCGTGGCGCTGTTCGTAACCTGTCTGGTAGACCAGTTCTTCCCCCAGGTGGGGGAGAGTGTGGTGAAGGTGCTCCGCCACCTGGGGGTAGAGGTGGACTTCCCCCCAAACCAGACCTGCTGTGGCCAGCCCGCCTTCAACAGCGGGTTCCGTCGGGAGGCGCGGGCTGCCGCCCGCCACTTTCTGGATGCCTTCAAGGATGCCCCCCTTATCGTCGCCCCCTCCGGCTCCTGCGCCAGCATGGTGCGGGTGTTTTATCCCTCCCTGTTCCCCGATGACCCCCAACGCCTGTCCCAGGCCCGTGCCCTGGCATCCCGCACTTACGAGTTCAGCCAGTTCCTGGTGCGTGTGCTGGGCGTAACCGATATCGGTGCGCGCTACGCCAATGGCCTCACCGTTACCTATCACGACTCCTGCCACTCCTTACGGGAACTAGGGATACGGGACGAGCCCCGCGCCCTCCTGCAGGCCGTCAAGGGTGTGCGCTTCGTGGAGTTCGCGCACCACGAAGTGTGCTGTGGGTTTGGCGGAACCTTTTCCGTCAAGTATGCCCCCATCTCCTCGGCCATTTTGCAGGACAAACTGGAGAACATCGCCCACAGCGGTGCCCAGGTGCTGGTGGCCACCGACAGCAGTTGCCTGATGCACATGGGCGGGGCCATGCGCCGGCGGGGGATGCAGGTGCGCCCTATGCACATCGCCCAGTTTTTGGCGGAGGGCCTCCCGTGA
- a CDS encoding acyl-CoA dehydrogenase family protein, giving the protein MPVSPDAYVLPEPLRMLRQAVRDYIQNEIIPLERHLDPEAIEIPPEDYQRLSRKVKDMGMWCPTVPEHLGGAGLNCFWEAVVHEEMVQHRAGLYLPGYGTFGTPPPPVAWEYGTPEQIEQFVKPTIEGKRHAFFAITEPSGGSDPARAIRTTARRDGDDWILNGSKIFISGALQADWGLVFARTDPQSRRGISCFIVEKGMPGFTWQPIPVIRPYYPAQLFFDSVRVPHRYLVGEVHKGWDILANRLLARGRIPYAAANLGVAVAAQRMAVDYAQKRETFGAPLSTRQAIQWMLVDSEMEIRACRWLVWEAAWKYDSGEDFRMEAAMAKVFSSEVLMRAVDRAVQVHGGYGVSKWLPLERWYREARVRRIGEGPSEVMRMVIARYLFSGGHGAPVGT; this is encoded by the coding sequence GTGCCGGTGTCGCCCGATGCCTATGTGCTCCCCGAACCCCTGCGCATGCTTCGGCAGGCGGTGCGCGACTACATCCAGAACGAGATTATCCCCCTGGAACGGCACCTGGACCCCGAGGCGATAGAGATTCCTCCAGAGGACTACCAGCGCCTGTCGCGGAAGGTGAAGGATATGGGGATGTGGTGCCCCACGGTGCCGGAGCATCTGGGAGGTGCGGGGTTGAACTGCTTCTGGGAGGCGGTGGTCCATGAGGAGATGGTCCAGCATCGGGCAGGGCTGTACCTGCCGGGCTATGGCACCTTCGGCACCCCGCCCCCGCCCGTGGCCTGGGAATACGGCACCCCCGAGCAGATAGAGCAGTTCGTGAAGCCCACCATTGAGGGGAAGCGCCACGCCTTCTTCGCCATCACCGAGCCTTCGGGGGGATCCGACCCGGCCCGCGCCATCCGCACCACCGCCCGACGCGACGGCGACGACTGGATTCTGAACGGGAGCAAGATCTTCATCTCGGGGGCGCTCCAGGCCGATTGGGGGCTGGTGTTCGCCCGCACCGACCCCCAAAGCCGACGGGGCATCTCCTGCTTCATCGTGGAGAAGGGCATGCCCGGCTTCACCTGGCAGCCCATCCCCGTCATCCGTCCCTACTATCCCGCCCAACTGTTCTTTGACTCGGTGCGGGTGCCCCACCGCTACCTGGTGGGGGAGGTGCACAAGGGGTGGGACATCTTGGCCAATCGGCTGTTGGCGCGGGGACGCATCCCCTACGCGGCGGCCAACCTGGGAGTGGCGGTGGCTGCCCAGCGCATGGCCGTGGACTACGCCCAGAAGCGGGAGACCTTCGGTGCCCCCCTGTCCACCCGCCAGGCGATTCAGTGGATGCTGGTGGACAGCGAAATGGAGATACGCGCCTGCCGCTGGCTGGTGTGGGAGGCGGCCTGGAAGTACGACAGCGGGGAGGACTTCCGCATGGAGGCGGCCATGGCCAAGGTGTTCTCCTCGGAGGTGCTGATGCGGGCAGTGGACCGGGCGGTGCAGGTGCACGGGGGGTATGGGGTGAGCAAGTGGCTTCCCCTGGAGCGGTGGTATCGGGAGGCGCGGGTGCGCCGTATCGGCGAAGGCCCCTCGGAGGTGATGCGTATGGTTATCGCCCGCTACCTGTTCAGCGGGGGGCACGGGGCACCCGTGGGGACGTGA
- a CDS encoding LutB/LldF family L-lactate oxidation iron-sulfur protein, protein MGEVWTQQFPHSAQKALQDAFIQRSLRRLSHFHEARAHALAEIGLERWEALREQGRRIKAHTIRHLDHYLEMLAQQVERHGGKVCWASTAQEANTYVLQVARRHGARLIIKSKSMVSEEMGLTQVLEAAGIETVETDLGEYIIQLAGERPFHIIAPAIHKSKEEVSDLFVRRLGAERVSDIPALAGIARRVLRQKFIQADIGITGVNFAVAETGTIVLVTNEGNGRMCTSMPRVHIAIMGMEKVIPRWEDLAVFIALLTRAATGQRISSYVTFVTGPRRADEEDGPEEFHLVILDNGRSRMLEDPELQEALFCIRCGACLNACPVYGKVGGHAYGWVYPGPIGSIVTPMLVGLPKAKDLPNASSLCGACREVCPLRINIPHMLLALRQRLSEGPPTERKVNLLEKALMRGWLFLVEHPWAFTWAGRVGSLLQRPLVRGGHIPWLPPPLNGWTRSRDFPPVAHRSFRLRWKALAQGKGGRP, encoded by the coding sequence GTGGGCGAAGTATGGACCCAGCAGTTCCCCCACAGTGCCCAAAAGGCGTTGCAGGACGCCTTCATCCAGCGCTCCTTGCGGCGTTTGTCCCACTTCCACGAGGCCCGCGCCCATGCCCTGGCCGAAATCGGCCTGGAGCGCTGGGAAGCCTTGCGGGAGCAGGGCCGCCGAATCAAGGCCCATACCATCCGCCACCTGGACCACTACCTAGAGATGCTGGCCCAGCAGGTGGAGCGCCACGGCGGGAAGGTGTGCTGGGCCTCCACGGCCCAGGAGGCCAACACCTATGTCCTGCAGGTTGCCCGCCGGCACGGGGCGCGCCTCATCATCAAGAGCAAAAGCATGGTCTCCGAGGAGATGGGGCTGACCCAGGTGCTTGAGGCGGCGGGCATAGAAACGGTGGAGACCGACCTGGGGGAGTACATCATCCAACTGGCGGGGGAGCGCCCCTTCCACATCATCGCCCCGGCCATCCACAAGTCCAAGGAGGAGGTGTCCGACCTGTTCGTCCGACGCCTGGGTGCCGAACGGGTGAGCGACATCCCCGCTCTCGCGGGCATCGCCCGGCGCGTTCTGCGCCAGAAGTTCATCCAGGCGGATATAGGCATCACAGGCGTCAACTTCGCCGTGGCCGAGACGGGCACCATCGTCCTCGTGACCAACGAGGGCAATGGGCGCATGTGCACCAGCATGCCCCGAGTGCACATCGCCATAATGGGAATGGAGAAGGTCATCCCCCGCTGGGAGGATCTCGCTGTTTTCATTGCCCTGTTGACCCGCGCCGCCACGGGTCAGCGCATCTCCTCCTATGTAACCTTCGTCACCGGCCCCCGCCGCGCCGACGAGGAGGACGGCCCCGAGGAGTTCCACCTGGTTATCCTGGACAACGGGCGCAGCCGTATGCTGGAGGACCCCGAACTGCAGGAGGCCTTGTTCTGCATCCGCTGTGGGGCGTGTTTGAACGCCTGCCCTGTGTATGGCAAGGTGGGGGGGCATGCCTACGGGTGGGTCTATCCCGGCCCCATCGGCTCCATCGTGACGCCTATGCTGGTGGGCCTGCCCAAGGCCAAAGACCTCCCCAATGCCTCCAGCCTATGCGGGGCGTGTCGGGAGGTGTGTCCCCTGCGCATCAACATCCCGCACATGCTGTTGGCGTTGCGCCAGCGCCTTTCGGAGGGCCCCCCCACAGAGCGCAAGGTCAACCTGCTGGAGAAGGCCCTGATGCGGGGGTGGCTGTTCTTGGTGGAGCACCCCTGGGCCTTCACCTGGGCGGGGCGAGTCGGCTCCCTGCTCCAGCGCCCCTTGGTGCGGGGGGGGCACATCCCCTGGCTCCCGCCCCCTTTGAACGGGTGGACGCGCTCCCGGGACTTCCCGCCTGTGGCCCACCGCTCCTTCCGTCTCCGCTGGAAAGCCCTGGCTCAGGGGAAAGGGGGCCGTCCATGA